The DNA region CTCTGATAGCTCGCGAGTATGGCATCGCCGCAATCTACCAAGAGCCTACCCTCTTCCCGGACTTGGACGTCGCCGAGAACATTTTTATAGGGCGCCAGCCGGTACACCCGAAGTCCCGCCGCATCGCATGGCAGGCGATGTACGAGGAGGCCGACCGGCTGCTGAGATCCCTGGGCGTGGACATAGACCCACGCGCCCGTGTGCGCGATCTCAGCTTCGCTGATCGGCAGATGGTGGAGATCGCCAAGGCGCTGTCCATTCGTGCTCGCGTCCTGATCATGGACGAGCCCACTTCAGCGTTGACATTACGGGAGGCCGAGGAGCTGTTTCGCATCGCCCGACAATTGCGGGATCAGGGCACCTCCATCGTCTTCATTTCGCATCGGTTGGAGGAGGCCTTCGAGCTGGCCGATCGCGTGACGGTTCTGCGAGACGGGCACTACATCGGCACTCGTCTCATCCGAGATGTCACCCCTGGCGAGGTGATCCGCATGATGGTTGGGCGCACGCTGGAAACGCTCTTCCCCAAGGAGTCGGTCAAGCCTGGGCCAGTGGCGCTACGTGTAGAGGGGCTCACCCGCCCTGGCGCGTTCTGGGATGTGTCGTTTGAGCTACGGCAGGGCGAGATCCTGGGGCTAGCTGGGCTGGTGGGGGCGGGTCGTACCGATGTCGCGCGCGCTATCTTTGGGGTGGCGCCGGCCGAGCGAGGGACGATCTGGGTGGACGGCACCCCTGTCCGCATCCAAAGCCCTGAAGACGCGCTGGCCTTGGGGATCGCCTATGTGCCGGAGGATCGGCAGCAACACGGCCTGGTGCTGCCCATGCCCATCACCCACAACGTCACCCTGCCCATCTTGCAGGCGTTTGCCCGCATGGGATGGATGGATCGAACGGCCGAGGAGCGCGTGGCGGCGGAATACGCCAGCCGGCTTGACGTCCGCTCGGCCGGGCTGTGGCAGCCCGTGCGCGAGCTCTCGGGCGGGAACCAGCAGAAGGTGGTGCTGGCCAAATGGCTGGCCGCGCGGCCGCGCATCTTGATCCTAGATGAGCCCACCCGAGGGATTGATGTGGGCACTAAAGCGGAGGTGCAT from Anaerolineae bacterium includes:
- a CDS encoding sugar ABC transporter ATP-binding protein — encoded protein: MEGTVALPILRLTDIHKSFAGVHALAGVSMELLPGEIHALMGENGAGKSTLVKVMTGVHQPDAGTIEFGGRPVKFSSPLIAREYGIAAIYQEPTLFPDLDVAENIFIGRQPVHPKSRRIAWQAMYEEADRLLRSLGVDIDPRARVRDLSFADRQMVEIAKALSIRARVLIMDEPTSALTLREAEELFRIARQLRDQGTSIVFISHRLEEAFELADRVTVLRDGHYIGTRLIRDVTPGEVIRMMVGRTLETLFPKESVKPGPVALRVEGLTRPGAFWDVSFELRQGEILGLAGLVGAGRTDVARAIFGVAPAERGTIWVDGTPVRIQSPEDALALGIAYVPEDRQQHGLVLPMPITHNVTLPILQAFARMGWMDRTAEERVAAEYASRLDVRSAGLWQPVRELSGGNQQKVVLAKWLAARPRILILDEPTRGIDVGTKAEVHRLMSQLAGQGMAILMISSELPEILGMSDRILVMREGRVTGHFTRAEATQERIMAAATGALT